The sequence below is a genomic window from Lolium perenne isolate Kyuss_39 chromosome 7, Kyuss_2.0, whole genome shotgun sequence.
GATGAAGCTCACGTCATGATCCACGCCCAGCTGCAACGTGATCTCCTCCGCGGCCTTGGACTTTGCATAGCCCAGTGCTCCGTCCAGCACGGCCTTGCCCACGCTCACCGCCGTTGCTTCCATTGATTGTGAATGTTGGTCTGCACAAAAGCAGCTATCCACAACTCTATCTGCGCAATATGTTATACTCGTAGAGGAAGTGCAAGTGCTTTGCAGCAGACACACAGACCTCCGGCAAGGTTTGACACTTCTTTTCAGTCCACTGAGGATTAAGTAATTCTCACTCGACCAACGTCACCATCCGATCCTCGTACAGCATTCTGTGATGACTCCCTGAACAGTCTCCCGACAGAAATTTCTTGGGCTTTTCTTGGGTCCGTTGGGCTTCAGCTTCTACACACCGTCATGGGCCTTGGGCTCTAATATGATTTTGTGCATTTCCATTCTAGACCTGTAGCTTAGCAAGACCGTAGCTAAAAAAAGAGTTTGAACACCTCGAACATTTGCTTGTTTTTTAGATTTTATTTCATAATCGCCTAGGAAAAGGGAAAACTTGGGAGCAGCCGTAGATCTCAAAGACGCAGAGAAGCCAAGCACAGACGGAAAGTGCTTAGCAATGCTCGCAAAGGTGAGCCCAGGGATCAATTCAAGTTGTAATGGTGGAGGCAAACGGTAGGGGAACACAATCCCCTCCCAATGAATGCAAAGGAACCAACAGCTAGAACCCCAATCAAAGAGATAGACATCACCTTCCTGTCGACACACTATAGCCAAACCTTCAAGAGATTTGCACCAACCATGGCCTCGTTCACCACTCCACAGCCGATCCCTAGACGGCGCCTCCACACGGGCTTGCGTGAAGCCTTTCTTAGGTGGCGGCGAGGGGAAACCCTAGTAGCCCCAAAGTCACCCTCGGGATGACGACGCGAGGGCCGAGCGTTTTCTTTCTTAAGTTGTACATGAGGATCGTTCGTATTTACTCCGCAGAATTAGATATGCAGGATTTTGCCCCATGATAGAATTAGCCAGCATAGCTACTGTGACGACCTACCCACACAGCCCAATGAGGCAGCGATCCAAACATTTCCTCTACACGAATATTTTTCCTTTTAAGTTTGTGAGAGAGCGGAGAAGGATGTTCTACAGACAATAACACCCGGCTACTTTAAGAAGTTGAAACAAAAAACGCAGCTAGCACCAGAGTCTGCTGCTCAAGTGTTCTGAACCCCAAACTCCAAATGCTGCCCGTTGCGTACCCTGATTCTATTTTGTTTTTGCGATATATCCTTGACAGAGTTTAGGATAAATTTAGCGGCTTTTCCGTGCGACCAGGAATTTTTTTTAAGTTGCAGTGAGGATTACCTGATAAAATAGAATCTACAGGGTTTTGCAGCTAGACGAAATTTGAGGATCCCATGACTCGATTAAAAGGAAACCCCCTTTGGAAATTAAGTAATCTGATACAGTTGATAGATGACACTGTCATCATAGTCACTGCAGAAGGGCTCCTGCAGATAGTTACGACTTGGGGGTAGGACAGTCATCTAATTTCATACATCACCCCgatacaaaaaaaaaaccaaatcaaaaACTATTGTACGATCCCCATCCATGACAAGATCAAGGAACCCACCGATCGAACGCCAAATGAATGTGTAGATAGGCAATCACCGGCCGTTAACAAGAATGCAACACGAGCTAAACTTGGTTTCATCTACAAGTCGTCGTTCGTGAAGATATGGTTGTCAGCTGAGGCCATCTCGTGCACGACGAGCCTctcggcggtgacggtggcgcccGTGGCGTTGTTGAAGAGGTAGACCCCTGCGGCCGCGTAGATGGCCTCCGTCGGGTACGCCCGCGACGTCGCCGTGATCCTCCCGCCCATCGCGAAGCTCTGCACGATGGAGTGGTCCACTAGCACCCTCACCGAAAAGGTCTCACCGTCAAGCACCGGCACGATGCTGCCAATCATCCTATTCACGACATCCTTTGCCCGTGTTGACCGTGACTCGTCGTGGCAAAAGTGGGTCTGGAGGCCGCCGTCGACGCCCTTGGACACGTAGAAGTACACAGCCGTCTGTTCGGTGCGGCCATTGGCAAGGACGAGGAGGCCAAAGGGGCCGAGCGCCCCCCGTACGGCGGCACCGCTGGTGCTGCAGTTGTAGCCGACGTCGGCCTCGTTGATAGCATCCACGTCGGAAGAGTTGAGTTGGAAGGAGGCCTCGATGTCGAGTTGAGCGCCCTGGTGGAGGGGGAGGCGAATGACGGAGCCGGCGTTGACGGTGATGCGACCGAGGTCCGTGGAGTTCCTGCGGAGGGTGTCGACCTCCTCCactggccattggatgaggtttgTGCGGGTCTTCCTGTCAAGCTCCACCGTTCTTGGAATCGTCTGCACACACGATGATACATTTACCGTTATAATGAATCAATTATTTAACTTGACTGCAAACAACTACTCTTGTCTATGTAATCAATATAAAGGGCCTGCGCCCTCCACCGAATTCTCTTAAAGAAACAACGGCACGAACAAAGAAGATAGCGTAGTCTTCACATAAACAATTTAATAAGCAACAAGTTGATGAGTACGATTGTGGAGCAATGCTAGCTAATTTTCCACTAGACTGAAAATGGACACTTGAGAGGTGCAGTGTGAGATCAATGATGAAAGTGACCAAAAGAAAACAAGCCGTTGAAATTCAGCCGGCCTATGTCCCGATCGGTAAGTAAATAAAAGATTAGTTCAGCATCAAGCACCTACCATGGCGATTAACAAAAATACAAGCAAATTCTATACTGGGGGAAAGGACACACTACTACACTAGGCATATGAGTAGTCGATGGTAGATCTGCGATTTTAACTAGGGACTGAATGCGACATGCAtgcaggcaggcagagccaaaggGGACGGGCACACCATGTGTGTCAACAAGGCAGCTAGCAGCTAATTACGATAGTGACCTGCCTACAGTAGAACCGAGAGGTGACCGTTAAACAAGAAAGAAACAAGCGACAAGACGTCCGTCTAATAGTGTTAGCTAGTCGTCCTCCATGCTTATGCCGGCGATGAAGCAATGAGGATGATAATGACAGAATATATGCAAATAAGGTACTAATACTAAGTACAAGAAGAATGATGTGGATTTGTACAAGTGCATACCATGAGATTGGCCCATCCCTTGGTGATGTCGGCCTGCTCGGAGTCGGTCTCGCCGATGTATGCCCATACGATGCGGCGGTTCTTCTTCTGGTCGTAGAAGGACTTGGAGGCGTAGTACTTTCCCCAGTCGTATCTGAGCCCGATCCCAAGGTCCAGCTCCCGGTCGATGGGCGTCCAAACGTTGGCGACGGCGTCGAACCTTCCGAGCGCGTAGTAGTCGTggcgctcgtcgtcgctgctctccttGAGCACGAAGAGCACGCCGGGCGAGTCGTCGCCGCCGAGCATCTCGGACGAGTTGCCGCCGACGGGGTAGAGGTCGATGCACTCGTACATGCCAGTGCCGTCGGGTCCGCGGTGCATGTTCCCCGGCATGAGCTCGTAGTTGACGAAGTCCTTGGTCTTGTAGCTGAGGATGATGCCGGCGTGGCCGTCGTCGTCCTTGGAGCCGATGACGGTGCGCCAGGTGTGGTCGGAGTGGTCGAACCAGGCGGTGAGCGGGTCGCGGAAGTCCTTGAGCCCGATCCCGGGCGGCGGGAAGAGGATGGGGTTGGCGGGGTGCTTGACCCACTCGCGGAGGAGCGGGTCGGACGGGTCGGCGGGCGTGGCGAGGCACTGGACCTGGGCTAGGGTGTCGGTGTTGCCGGTGTAGAGCAGGATGACCTGGCCGTCGGGGAGCACGGTGATGGAGCCGGTGAGGACGCCGTTGCTGTCGTACCACTGGTCGGGAACCATGGCGAGAGGGAGGTGGCGCCAGTTGACCATGTCCTTGGAGACGGCGTGGGCCCACGCGATGTTGCCCCAGCTGTCGCCCTTGGGGTTGTGCTGGTAGAAGAGGTGGTACCATCCGCCGTAGTACACGGGGCCGTTGGGATCTGCAGATCGAGCACGCACGCCGCCGGCCACACCACGTACGCACGTCAGATCAAAGGAAAACAAGGCAAGAAAACGAAATCTGAATCTGCAGATAGCGAACTGCGCGCGCGTACGTACCGTTCATGTAGTGCTGCTCCGGCTGGAAATGGAACCCGGTGCGCTGCCACTGCAGCATGGCGTTGCTCCACGGGAACCCGCCGTCGGCGGAGTAGGCACCGGAGGACTTCTCCGACACGCCGAAGTCCTTGCCCCGGCTCCTCGGGAACTCCATCGGCACGGCCGGCACCGTGGCCGACGCCACGTCTGCGCCGGCCGGGACCCGATCCACCCTGCCGCCCGCGAGGAGCCCGACCACGACCACCACCGCCAACGCCGAGGCCGCCAGAACGGCGGCGCACGCGCGCCACCTCACGCCGCCGCTACTTCTGTTTTCACGGGCGTCGTCGGAGGACGACGGCAGCGGCGCGTACGCATAAGGAAGCAGCGGCGCCGTGGTGCCGGGGACGACGGCGCTGGACTCCATGGCGTCGCGTCGCGTCGGCGGCGGCCCGGTCGATGGTTCCGAGGAAGGCTAAGTGGACACTGGGCGGTGGATGGATGGATCGACGGAGGAGCGAGCGGGCGCGATTTATAGCTGGTCGGGCCGGACGGGGGTTTTCGCAGGGGTTTTGGCCCGTTGTGTCAAATACTGTAGTTTTGAACAGGCTGTACGTACGCGTCCCCTCCGTCGAGCGCTCCCGTCCGTTGATCGCTAAAGATTAAAATGGTAGGGTGCCAGCACGGACACGTCTGGCTCGTGGGGCCCACGGGTCAGCGACGGAGAAGGCCGACATTGGCCATGTGAAATCGCAAACATGCATGCATCCCAGCTCTGGACGGGCTCGCTCAGCTGATTCCATCActctacttagggcatctccagcggcgcgacgcatttcagaCGTCCGAAATATCCATTTGCAAGTTTttatccgcgcgtccgtttgcatctaggggtggctccagcgggccgacgcattttcGCGTTTGCATCAATTTATGAAGTTTCCAAACAACAAAATATGAAATCAAtaaagtcatagttattacatttaaaagtcgacatgaaaataagatagtatttctctaggcatgatcttcatggccagccaatgtccactgatgctcaatcagatccgtttgcagctgttttgagacgttctcgtcagtgacttctacattcctatgtagatagtcataccaagatgaagctccaggaagtggcgcaaccagctcaccttggaaatcccattggttctcattgcggccatcaggacgctcgttctcaacgatcatgttgtgcatgatcacgcagcatgtcatcacctcatgcatggtcttcagcgaccatgttcttgccgagtgacggacaattgcccaacaagcttggagcacaccaaatccgcgctccacatctttcctgcaagtctcttgcatcttggcaaacctcctcgtcttctcggagtttggattacggacaaTCTTCACCAATGTGGtccagtcagggtagatgccatcagcaagataatgtggcttgtcatatgcatttccattgatctcatagctcacccggggagctttaCCTTGCATGAGCctgttgaaaaccggtgatcggtgcaacacattgatgtcattgttggaaccggccatgccaaagaatgaatgccaaatccataaatcttgagatatgacagcttcaagaatgacagttgttccctcctcatgcccgctgtacgcaccctgccatccaaatggacagtttttctactgtcagtgcatgcaatctatgctgccaatcattcttgggaagcctctagactcgttgatagacaggaggtgccttgtatcct
It includes:
- the LOC127311700 gene encoding sucrose:sucrose 1-fructosyltransferase, coding for MESSAVVPGTTAPLLPYAYAPLPSSSDDARENRSSGGVRWRACAAVLAASALAVVVVVGLLAGGRVDRVPAGADVASATVPAVPMEFPRSRGKDFGVSEKSSGAYSADGGFPWSNAMLQWQRTGFHFQPEQHYMNDPNGPVYYGGWYHLFYQHNPKGDSWGNIAWAHAVSKDMVNWRHLPLAMVPDQWYDSNGVLTGSITVLPDGQVILLYTGNTDTLAQVQCLATPADPSDPLLREWVKHPANPILFPPPGIGLKDFRDPLTAWFDHSDHTWRTVIGSKDDDGHAGIILSYKTKDFVNYELMPGNMHRGPDGTGMYECIDLYPVGGNSSEMLGGDDSPGVLFVLKESSDDERHDYYALGRFDAVANVWTPIDRELDLGIGLRYDWGKYYASKSFYDQKKNRRIVWAYIGETDSEQADITKGWANLMTIPRTVELDRKTRTNLIQWPVEEVDTLRRNSTDLGRITVNAGSVIRLPLHQGAQLDIEASFQLNSSDVDAINEADVGYNCSTSGAAVRGALGPFGLLVLANGRTEQTAVYFYVSKGVDGGLQTHFCHDESRSTRAKDVVNRMIGSIVPVLDGETFSVRVLVDHSIVQSFAMGGRITATSRAYPTEAIYAAAGVYLFNNATGATVTAERLVVHEMASADNHIFTNDDL